A single window of Zea mays cultivar B73 chromosome 10, Zm-B73-REFERENCE-NAM-5.0, whole genome shotgun sequence DNA harbors:
- the LOC100284232 gene encoding Protein RALF-like 22 precursor, which translates to MAKLALALLLLLAVAASASASSGSHLDLDLGFLSSGERRRECRGTVAECLAEESDEEGLDLAGSHRRALYGGGYISYGALRRDNVPCSRRGASYYNCRPGGQANPYHRGCSRITRCRG; encoded by the coding sequence ATGGCTAAGCTCGCGCTGGCGCTCCTCCTCCTGCTGGCCGTGGCGGCGTCCGCGTCGGCCAGCAGCGGGAGCCACCTGGATCTCGACCTGGGCTTCCTCTCCTCTGGGGAACGCCGGAGGGAGTGCCGCGGCACGGTGGCCGAGTGCCTCGCCGAGGAGTCGGATGAGGAGGGCCTTGACCTGGCTGGATCCCACCGCCGCGCGCTCTACGGCGGCGGGTACATCAGCTACGGCGCGCTGCGGCGGGACAACGTGCCCTGCTCCCGCCGCGGCGCCAGCTACTACAACTGCCGCCCGGGCGGCCAGGCCAACCCCTACCACCGCGGCTGCTCCCGCATCACCCGCTGCCGCGGCTGA